From Haloglomus litoreum, the proteins below share one genomic window:
- a CDS encoding DEAD/DEAH box helicase encodes MHDDILSQDALEASYPDYREQVRHSERLDERDGEFVPPSEVLHPELAGRLGSDLYTHQAEALAHLADGENVVATTSTSSGKTWIYALQMARNHLDDPDATALCLFPMKALARDQEAALNDLLRGEWGLDAHIGVYDGDTDSDRKRRIREEANVVLTNPAGLNVYLPRHNRDRGWHRFYSNLELVVIDEGHEYSGVTGTHVAFILRRLRRLLDHYDADPQFVMTTATIGNPSHHASQLTGAEFRVVEEDGSPRGARDIVLWEPPLDEAQLDDDAADPLADFEQARRSTGAEAASVTAHLAANGVQTLQFCSARQGTEIAAKQIGRAARDNRSGRHVTTDPYHAGLGKRERRAVETKLKEGVVDAVPTTNALELGIDIGSVDATVTAGYPGTKQSFWQQVGRAGRGTSDALSVLVGGMDAMDAYIFDNPGYLFASDEVEDAVVSVDNDRVYADHLLAAASERPLRAEDAAFLGDEERFREMVGMWQDAGLLEATASLDAGGVTYTGAPRPQGRISLYGTGGTEFTVVCEDGDIDHDPVAEERAYRDYHEGALFLHAGQEYEVVDVDEDGHHPTITVRETDTREYTQTTSTKRIVDLEVRDHTPLAGEYDLYFGEGTVRISYDSYLVRDVFTGEVVRGPLPTGTPPLNLRTELLWVSLPADHMHRTLARLDEPLLQPSERSERDAAVPTEEERYTYGGGLHAAEHGVIGLAPLELLIDNADIGGLSTLAHQHETVPGPVWFVHDGIDGGIGFSKAIYEGFATLAERTREHIADCDCGRRRGCPMCVMSEHCGNNNDPLDTLTGTMILDDVLGAIANADSD; translated from the coding sequence ATGCACGACGACATCCTCTCGCAGGACGCCCTCGAAGCGAGCTACCCCGACTACCGGGAGCAGGTCCGACACAGCGAGCGCCTCGACGAGCGCGACGGGGAGTTCGTCCCGCCGTCGGAGGTCCTGCACCCGGAGCTGGCGGGCCGTCTCGGATCCGACCTGTACACCCACCAGGCGGAGGCACTGGCGCACCTGGCCGACGGCGAGAACGTCGTCGCCACCACCAGCACCTCGTCGGGGAAGACGTGGATCTACGCGCTCCAGATGGCGCGCAACCACCTCGACGACCCCGATGCGACGGCGCTGTGTCTCTTCCCGATGAAGGCGCTGGCCCGGGACCAGGAGGCGGCGCTCAACGACCTGCTACGCGGCGAATGGGGACTCGACGCCCACATCGGCGTCTACGACGGCGACACCGACAGCGACCGGAAACGGCGCATCCGCGAGGAGGCGAACGTCGTCCTCACGAACCCGGCGGGACTGAACGTCTACCTCCCGCGGCACAACCGGGACCGGGGCTGGCATCGCTTCTACAGCAACCTCGAACTGGTCGTCATCGACGAGGGCCACGAGTACAGCGGCGTCACGGGGACACACGTCGCGTTCATCCTCCGGCGGCTCCGGCGGCTCCTCGACCACTACGACGCCGACCCGCAGTTCGTGATGACGACGGCCACCATCGGCAACCCCTCGCACCACGCCAGCCAGCTCACGGGCGCCGAGTTCCGCGTGGTCGAGGAGGACGGCTCGCCCCGGGGCGCCCGCGACATCGTGCTCTGGGAGCCGCCGCTGGACGAGGCACAGCTGGACGACGACGCGGCGGACCCGCTGGCCGACTTCGAGCAGGCGCGGCGCTCGACCGGCGCCGAGGCCGCCTCGGTCACGGCCCACCTCGCCGCGAACGGTGTCCAGACGCTCCAGTTCTGCAGCGCGAGACAGGGGACCGAGATCGCGGCCAAGCAGATCGGCCGGGCCGCACGCGACAATCGGTCGGGCCGCCACGTCACGACGGACCCGTACCACGCGGGCCTGGGCAAGCGGGAGCGGCGGGCGGTAGAGACGAAGCTCAAGGAGGGGGTCGTCGACGCCGTGCCGACGACGAACGCGCTCGAACTCGGCATCGACATCGGCTCCGTCGACGCGACGGTCACGGCCGGCTACCCGGGGACGAAGCAGTCCTTCTGGCAGCAGGTCGGCCGCGCCGGCCGCGGAACGAGCGACGCGCTGTCGGTCCTGGTCGGCGGGATGGACGCGATGGACGCCTACATCTTCGACAACCCCGGCTACCTCTTCGCGAGCGACGAGGTCGAGGACGCCGTCGTCTCCGTCGACAACGACCGTGTCTACGCGGACCACCTGCTGGCGGCGGCGTCCGAGCGACCGCTCCGGGCCGAGGACGCCGCGTTCCTCGGCGACGAGGAGCGGTTCCGCGAGATGGTCGGGATGTGGCAGGATGCCGGCCTCCTGGAGGCGACCGCCTCGCTCGACGCCGGCGGCGTCACCTACACGGGCGCCCCGCGGCCGCAGGGTCGCATCTCGCTGTACGGCACCGGCGGGACCGAGTTCACCGTCGTCTGCGAGGACGGCGACATCGACCACGACCCCGTCGCCGAGGAACGCGCGTACCGGGACTACCACGAGGGCGCGCTGTTCCTCCACGCCGGCCAGGAGTACGAGGTGGTCGACGTCGACGAGGACGGTCACCACCCGACCATCACCGTCCGGGAGACCGACACCCGAGAGTACACGCAGACCACCTCGACCAAGCGCATCGTGGACCTCGAGGTGCGTGACCACACGCCGCTGGCTGGGGAGTACGACCTCTACTTCGGCGAGGGGACCGTCCGCATCAGCTACGATAGCTACCTCGTCCGGGACGTGTTCACCGGGGAGGTCGTCCGGGGGCCCCTCCCGACAGGCACGCCGCCGCTGAACCTCCGAACGGAGCTGCTGTGGGTGTCGCTCCCGGCCGACCACATGCACCGGACGCTGGCTCGACTCGACGAGCCCCTGCTCCAGCCGAGCGAGCGGTCCGAACGGGACGCTGCCGTGCCGACCGAGGAGGAGCGGTACACGTACGGCGGCGGCCTGCACGCCGCCGAGCACGGCGTCATCGGGCTCGCGCCGCTGGAGCTGCTCATCGACAACGCCGACATCGGCGGCCTGTCGACGCTGGCCCACCAGCACGAGACGGTCCCGGGCCCGGTCTGGTTCGTCCACGACGGCATCGACGGCGGCATCGGCTTCTCGAAGGCCATCTACGAGGGGTTCGCGACGCTGGCCGAGCGCACCCGCGAGCACATCGCCGACTGCGACTGTGGCCGCCGGCGCGGCTGCCCGATGTGCGTGATGAGCGAGCACTGCGGGAACAACAACGACCCGCTGGACACCCTGACGGGGACGATGATACTGGACGACGTGCTCGGGGCCATCGCCAACGCCGATTCGGACTGA
- a CDS encoding ribonuclease H-like domain-containing protein has protein sequence MTPASGGSRDRGDRRNPESGRPGDHPVTDGGEPPTANPTPTLPPANGRPARLLALPGDLVSAYHRDTVAAMLDEVGPDAIVAVQPRAGIVDAGIPPDTEAPVLTPSRSHRPESVTAAGDTLVATIPDGADGLSAGDVRGRRGDDLTDAGVGAATGDALDTASHRVCLTTAVSLTVDPYRRSTSFDGLEAYRARLPQGWLTGPTTHCSTALRAGYRTTTTVDGGACSLVGIGRSEASLGAGAGDEAVRTATLVEVYRNGAVGVETVDPETFGIRGTTGVGEKRAETLRAAGYLTPIDIAEAPPHELADLSGLGRSTATSIRAAARARAHDTVVATGDDSLPSGQPVFVDIETDGLEPSCAWLVGVLDGGGADGHYMAFREREPGDTGHLESFLDWLEANAGGRPLVAWNGYNFDFPVLRTQICDHCPGYLDAWEDTYQFDLLWWARDRNGGNAALPGRSNKLEAVAEALGWHPETTGIDGGVVARVYTAYRRAYLAAEDSRRVDQPDWDRLERYCEDDVRALATIYDALADAARREPGTTSDTGDGGTQGALSDFT, from the coding sequence ATGACACCCGCGAGCGGGGGTTCCCGGGACCGAGGCGACCGTCGGAACCCGGAGAGCGGTCGGCCCGGCGACCACCCGGTCACGGACGGCGGGGAGCCGCCCACGGCCAACCCGACCCCGACGCTCCCGCCGGCGAACGGGCGACCGGCCCGACTCCTCGCTCTCCCGGGCGACCTCGTGTCCGCGTATCACCGTGACACCGTCGCCGCGATGCTCGACGAGGTCGGACCGGACGCCATCGTCGCGGTCCAGCCCCGGGCCGGCATCGTCGACGCCGGAATCCCGCCGGACACCGAGGCTCCCGTCCTCACGCCGTCGCGCTCGCACCGCCCGGAGTCCGTCACGGCTGCCGGCGACACCCTCGTCGCGACGATCCCCGATGGTGCGGACGGACTCAGCGCCGGCGACGTACGAGGGCGTCGCGGCGACGACCTCACCGATGCCGGCGTCGGCGCGGCTACCGGCGACGCGCTCGACACAGCGTCACACCGGGTCTGTCTCACCACCGCGGTCTCCCTGACCGTCGACCCGTACCGGCGCTCGACGTCGTTCGACGGCCTCGAGGCGTACCGCGCGCGGCTCCCGCAGGGCTGGCTGACCGGCCCCACGACACACTGCTCGACGGCGCTCCGGGCGGGCTACCGGACGACGACGACCGTTGACGGCGGAGCCTGCTCGCTGGTCGGGATCGGCCGGTCGGAGGCCTCGCTCGGCGCCGGTGCCGGCGACGAGGCCGTGCGGACAGCCACACTCGTCGAGGTCTACCGCAACGGGGCCGTCGGCGTCGAGACCGTCGACCCCGAGACGTTCGGTATCCGGGGAACCACCGGCGTCGGCGAGAAGCGGGCCGAGACGCTCCGCGCGGCGGGCTACCTGACGCCCATCGACATCGCGGAGGCGCCGCCACACGAACTGGCCGACCTCTCCGGGCTGGGTCGCTCGACAGCAACGAGCATCCGGGCCGCCGCGAGGGCCCGGGCCCACGACACCGTCGTCGCGACGGGTGACGACTCGCTCCCGTCCGGCCAGCCGGTGTTCGTCGACATCGAGACCGACGGCCTCGAACCCTCGTGTGCGTGGCTCGTCGGCGTCCTCGACGGCGGCGGCGCCGACGGCCACTACATGGCGTTCCGCGAGCGCGAGCCCGGCGACACCGGACATCTCGAGTCGTTCCTCGACTGGCTGGAGGCCAACGCGGGCGGCCGGCCGCTCGTGGCGTGGAACGGGTACAACTTCGACTTCCCGGTCCTGCGGACGCAGATCTGCGACCACTGCCCCGGCTATCTCGACGCCTGGGAGGACACCTACCAGTTCGATCTGCTCTGGTGGGCCCGGGACCGGAACGGCGGCAACGCCGCGCTCCCGGGGCGGAGCAACAAGCTCGAGGCCGTGGCCGAGGCGCTGGGCTGGCACCCGGAGACGACGGGCATCGACGGCGGCGTCGTGGCCCGGGTCTACACCGCCTACCGCCGGGCGTACCTGGCGGCCGAGGACTCCCGGCGCGTCGACCAGCCCGACTGGGACCGCCTGGAGCGGTACTGCGAGGACGATGTCCGCGCGCTCGCGACCATCTACGACGCGCTCGCCGACGCCGCCCGACGCGAGCCGGGCACCACCTCGGATACCGGGGACGGCGGCACCCAGGGCGCGCTCTCGGATTTCACCTGA
- a CDS encoding NUDIX hydrolase produces the protein MVSRDGTSPHGDERFEGSSGDAGRDVRRVNTPSNDRRLRTGVKALVTGADRALLVKERHDDGSTFWTLPGGGLRPDERPADGLRRELDEELGCRVLVGEPLTSVWYHHRHTPAVTCYEVFDCSLLTEPAAERMEGVIGYRWVPFESAPASTLPQVRCLLRTTARR, from the coding sequence ATGGTTTCCCGCGACGGTACGTCTCCCCACGGCGACGAGCGGTTCGAGGGCTCCAGCGGTGACGCTGGGCGCGACGTGCGGCGGGTGAACACGCCGAGCAACGACCGCCGGCTGCGAACCGGGGTCAAGGCACTGGTCACGGGCGCGGACCGGGCACTGCTGGTCAAGGAGCGTCACGACGACGGATCGACGTTCTGGACACTCCCCGGCGGTGGCCTCCGACCGGACGAACGGCCCGCCGACGGACTTCGGCGGGAGCTCGACGAGGAACTCGGCTGTCGGGTCCTCGTCGGCGAACCGCTCACGAGCGTCTGGTACCACCACCGCCACACCCCGGCGGTCACGTGCTACGAGGTGTTCGACTGCTCGCTGCTGACGGAACCCGCTGCGGAGCGGATGGAGGGGGTCATCGGGTACCGCTGGGTACCGTTCGAGTCAGCGCCGGCGTCGACGCTCCCACAGGTCCGGTGCCTCCTCCGGACCACCGCTCGGCGCTGA
- a CDS encoding tubulin/FtsZ family protein, which yields MKLAVVGFGNAGGKVLDELLAFEDDTGRAMVSAALAINSAKVDLARLERVPDSYRVLVGQADGRVKGHGVGSDPDLGASITEADMHEIDRALDQVPLYEIDAFLVIAGLGGGTGSGGAPKLTKHLREIYEEPVYGLGILPSEDEGGRAALNAARSLRSFTEAASNLILFDNAAWRGGSDSIESGYDRTNREMVTRLATLLSAGEVDGSTLSENAMDASDIRRTLATGGVSSIAYAEARLEAETRRQQGLLGSLRSNQAGNGADGATKVSGLIRQAVQSRLTCSADVSSVERSLIVLSGPPGEFSRKGLESGRRWLEEETGSVEVLAGDDPRRNADRLSVAILLSNPTRVPRLEQIQQQAVAAQDRIEEQSRDRDQAIRTLITDDGDRLDPL from the coding sequence ATGAAACTCGCTGTCGTCGGGTTCGGCAACGCTGGCGGCAAGGTCCTGGACGAACTGCTCGCCTTCGAGGACGATACGGGGCGGGCGATGGTGAGCGCGGCACTCGCGATCAACTCGGCGAAGGTCGACCTGGCGCGACTCGAACGGGTCCCGGACAGCTACCGGGTGCTCGTCGGGCAGGCGGACGGGCGGGTCAAGGGCCACGGCGTCGGGAGCGACCCCGACCTGGGTGCCAGCATCACCGAGGCCGATATGCACGAGATCGACCGCGCACTCGACCAGGTCCCCCTCTACGAGATCGATGCCTTCCTCGTCATCGCCGGCCTCGGCGGCGGCACCGGGAGCGGCGGCGCCCCGAAACTGACGAAACACCTCCGGGAGATCTACGAGGAGCCCGTCTACGGGCTCGGCATCCTCCCCAGCGAGGACGAGGGCGGCCGTGCGGCGCTGAACGCCGCCCGGTCGCTCCGGTCGTTCACCGAGGCGGCCTCGAACCTCATCCTGTTCGACAACGCCGCGTGGCGTGGGGGCTCGGACTCCATCGAGTCGGGGTACGACCGGACGAACCGCGAGATGGTCACCCGGCTCGCAACACTCCTCTCCGCGGGCGAGGTCGACGGGTCGACCCTCTCGGAGAACGCGATGGACGCCAGTGACATCCGCCGGACCCTCGCGACCGGTGGCGTGAGCTCCATCGCCTACGCGGAGGCCCGACTCGAGGCCGAGACACGGCGGCAGCAGGGCCTACTGGGGAGCCTCCGCTCGAACCAGGCCGGCAACGGCGCCGACGGCGCGACCAAGGTCAGCGGGCTCATCCGGCAGGCAGTCCAGTCCAGGCTGACCTGCTCGGCCGACGTGAGCTCCGTGGAGCGTTCGCTCATCGTCCTCTCCGGGCCACCCGGCGAGTTCTCCCGGAAGGGGCTGGAGAGCGGCCGCCGCTGGCTCGAGGAGGAGACCGGCAGCGTGGAGGTCCTCGCCGGCGACGACCCTCGCCGGAACGCCGACCGGCTGTCGGTGGCCATCCTCCTCTCGAACCCCACGCGGGTCCCGCGACTGGAGCAGATACAGCAACAGGCCGTCGCCGCACAGGACCGCATCGAGGAGCAGAGCCGCGACCGTGATCAGGCGATCCGGACGCTCATCACCGACGACGGGGACCGACTGGACCCGCTCTGA